The DNA window TCCTCTTTCCTTTGGTGAGAGAAACATGTTATGAAGTGTCTTATTTTggtaggttttgttttgtttgtttgagcaaAACACAGTAAATGAGGCAGAGGAAGTGCccaaatccattaaaaatggGAAGAATAGCCACTGTGTCAAGTTTTCCCCTTCCCAGAAACAATAGAAGCCCCTTCCTGGGGACTCCTCCTAACTGTGACTCTGCAGAGCTCTCTTggaaatgggagggggaagagctgggaAGAAGAAACTCTATTCAGAATGCAGTCCTCAAACATTCCAGATATCTAAGGCATCAGGAACAAGTTGCTGCTTCTGTAGGTGAATCCATGTTGCTCCAGGGAAGAGGCAATCAGGCACAATGAGGGATACATAAACAAAGGGGATCTCCAGAATCTGTGGGATTTGCCATAGGGTCTGGAGACTGAACCCCGGCCTTCTCTGTAGGGTTTCAAATCTCTCTCCCTTGGGAGAGCACAGAACATAGACATTTCTcgaggacaggggttctcaacctttttctttctgaggcctctcctctcccctgcatgctataaaaattccatgaccccctgtgccacaataactggttttctgctgCATACAAAAGTCAGAGCCCGCATTagtgggtagcaagcagggcaattgatTAAGAttaatgattaggggtatggaacggcttccatatgaggagagattaataagacggccacttttcagtttggaaaagagacaaataaggggggatatgatttaggtgtataaaatcatgactggtattgagaaagtaaataaggaagtgttacttactccttctcataacacaagaactagggggtcatcaaatgaaattaataggcagcaggtttaaaataaaaggaagtctttctttacacaacacacagtcagcctatggaactctttgccagaggatgctatGAAGGCCAAGGCTACaaaatggttcaaaaaagaattagataaatgaatggaggataggtccatcaatggctattagccaggatgggcagggatggtgttcctagcctccatttgccagaaactggaaatgggcaacagggcatggctcacttgaggattacctgatctgttcattccctctggggcatcaggcattggccattgtcggaagacagaatactgggctagatggacctttagtctaacccagtagggccattcttatgttcttgtgccACAGGGACCCTGCAAATCTACATCACTCAGGCTTCGGCTTCCTCCCCCGGTgacggggctcagggccctgggcttcagcccagtgtggtggggcttcagctttctgccctgggccccggcaagtctaatgctggccctactTGGCAGACCCCCGAAGCCTGCCCGCAGCCCCTCCGGGTGACATGGACCACTGCTCTAGGAGTTTCTCCCCTTCAGTGGCTCTCTAAATAGGAAGGGAGACTATAGTCCCATGTTAGCACGTTACTTTGCTCTGAATTTGTCACAAAATATCACATAGCATATTACAGTAGATGCTCATGAGTAGGAGTATATGGTGCTCTTTTCTTATGTTGCTCCTAAGCGGCTGTTGTTGTTATGAGGAGTGTCAACAATTCACAGTCGGGAAAGCATTTCCAGGGGAAATGTTGCTCATAAGGGGAGGTTGCTCTTACAAAGTGTTGCCACAAACAAGTGTCTACTGGAGAACCACTGTATGCTTGAAAGGACAATGTCAATGTGTTTTTCATAATTTTCAGGATGTTATCCGAACTGCTGTTTATAACAAACCTTTGTAACCGACAGGTGAAATGTGCTTCCTTGTTGAATTTGTTGTCTTCCATTCAACATGCTTGTTATTGTAGGACTGCACCTTGGCTGTTGGTTTTTGTTATAATAGAAAAAAGGCTACTGAAGCATTTGTTTGGAAAAATGTGAAATGTTACATTGAGTTTGGGTTCAAATTCTACTGATTCTGCAGCAATTGCATATGAGTACCATTGAAATAATATGAGTTTTTGTGAccctaatttaattaaattattaggttttagttttttattttttaattagcgGAGGTTTTTTATGCACAGTATCTGCAGGACTAGGCTGTGTATCATCCCTACGATGATATAGTGTATGTTTTCACACAGAAGCGTATGTGGATGTGTGATGCAACATTAAGCTATTgcttgcagatttttttaaaaatacatcttagccaacattttcaaaggtgactattGATTTTGGAGTGCAACTTGAGATACTTttaaaagcctgattttcagaaggagaACGCTCAGTATTTTCTGAAAAAGAGGCTCCTaaaaggtatctcaagttggacaccaaAGTATTGATGCGTCCAGActtactagtcacttttgaaaaatatgaCCTTTACTTCTTTTGCCAATAAATATGAAACACATGCTTGGGAGGGGAACAAACAGCTCACCAAATAAACCATTTATTGACtggttcagaagaaaaaaaatacattttacaaaacagtcgtgggaataaaaagaaaagaaacttgaCCTTTAACATCCCTTCAGTTTTAATAATGTTAGAGATTATTATAAACACaagtaaatgtttgtttttcttttaaatttagggccagattttggaaGTGCTCAGTGATCGCATGTGGCGCACTTGCAGCCTCAGGTCCTTTACATATAACGTACAtatgagaaggagaaaaagaatgttatgaaGTGAACGTTGTCTTTATAGTCTACTGGGAAATGGGATTGCTATGTATAAAGCAGAACCTTACTTCTTCTTTTATTTAAGGTGTCCAAATGTTCTGAAGAGATAAAGAACTACATTGAAGAAAGATCTGCAGAGGATCCTTTGGTCAAGGGTATTCCTGAAGACAGGAATCCCTTTAAAGAGAAAGGAGGCTGCGTCATTGCATGAAAGAAAAGTTTCCTGCAATTGGAACATACATTATTGTACCTTTAGTGTATAACTAGTTTGTCCTCAGTTCCATGGGTCCTTGTTGAAGGAGTACTGTCGATGGATTAAAACCAACCACCTTGAATGAGACTCTTGTTTATCTCTTTATCATTGTGTATGATCTAATTATATCTCACTACTCGATAATATTCTCAATTGTATTCTAAATATTGTTCCCCAGAGGGGACAGATACTTGCTTACTGTACTAATGGGCATTCGCGCGTAGTGTCTGTTTAGCGTGTTCTCTCTTGACTCTTGCGTTTACTAGCTCGCTTTAATAAAAACTCTTGCGTCTACCAACGCTTTGGTGGTCCTTTAGATAAGGATATGCAAAGAACGTGAGCAAACGTTTGCATTTCGTTGCCTGATGCGCGTGGCACCCCCTGAACCACCCAGCCCCTAGAACAAGAACTACTTCGGGGCTACGTGAAGGCGGGACAATCGAGTGGTTTAAAAGTCTCATTGAACTAAACCGaacaaagggaagagaaaaatctgTCACCCCTACAGTCAAACGAGCGGAGCAGCAGGCCGAGGCCCCTCGCAGTCAGGCGCACGGGCAGGGGGCTGTCTGCAGCGCCTTTCGCAGCAGCGGAAGCTTCCCGGGAACAGCGTGTGACCCCGCAGCCGCCTGCGCTtgctcagggctgcagcctgCGAGCTACAGGGTCACGCGCCGGGCCCGCCAAGGAACGCGCCGagcaggtgcagggcaggggactCCGGGCTGCGCCCCCGCCTCGCTCCTGGCGgcaggcgcggggcggggagcggcTGCCGCTGCCGCGCATGTGCGTCGCTCCCTCCAGTCCCGTGCCGCCCCCGCCATGGCTCGGAGCTGGCGCGGCCTCCTGGCGCGCGGGGAGTGGGGCCAGTGGAGGCCTGGGCTGTCCCGCCCCGCTCGGGCCCCGCTGCGCGCGGGCAGCTCGAGCCGCGGCCCCGGAGCCGCCGGGGAAGGAGCCCCCCTGCTGTACTCGCGGGAGCATTACGCCTTGAGGGCGTCTCTGCGGAAGGTACCAGCCTGCCCTGCGGCGCGGCTGGGGGGCGGGTCCCCGCGTCGCTCGGGCCCGAGGGAGCCTGGCACTTCGCAGCCCGAGCTCGCTTTGCTCCTGCGGTGCCCGGGCCCAGGTGCCCTCGGGCTGAGACCCGGGCGAGGCCGCAGTTGCTTTCCCGCTCCCTGTGCCCCGGCTCTGCCCACCCCCGATCCAGCTGTGTCGGTGCGATGCCCCTCGCCGCCCTGCCAGCGTCTCCCAAGCGCGCCAGCGCAGTGTGCTCAGCCGTGACTGCCGCCTGATGGCTCGGGAGCCCTGGCGGTGACCTCGCCCAGGACGGGGAAGGCAGATTCAGCCCATGAAAAGTATGGTTGCAGAGAATACTAGAGTATTCTAGTATTACTACTAGTAATACTACTACTAGAGTACAGAGCTGAGAACCAGGGTTAATGACCTGTGTAGAAGAGTGTATTGCCAAGTCACATGGTCCTGACAGCCTGATATCTATACCCATATCACAAGTAGAAGCTTGAACCACTTTTTCTACACTATGACCTCCAAGGCATAACTGTGATAATCGTTAAGGGTTCATGATGGGAGGAGGCATTATGTAGGGCTGAAACTCAGGCACTGTTCCTTTGCACTGTATAGGTGAAACGGGTCCATCTTATGCTATGATTCCTGCCAGTGGGTGATATTTCACTTCACTTGGGATTTTGTGCATTACTAGATGAGTTTAACCTTTCcaaatttcttttatttcttagttCAGTGGGGGGAAAGACACTTGATTcacaatgtttatttttctttcattttaaaattgcaacTTATGCTTCTCATGCTCAAACAAGATGTACTATTGTCTCATTAGTTTAAAGGATGTTTAATTAATGTGTTGATAAACATGAATAATGTTAGGCCTCTTCCCTCGAGCTTTGTATATATATGTGTTCCTTGTGTATATTCTGCTGTGCCTTGATTTTCTATTCACATAAAGGAAAGATTTCTATGTCTTGATTAGTTTGTTAATCCAAACGTTAATATTATTCACTTAGACTGAACCCCTGGATCCTGCACAAAGCCAGAGTAAATTGTCTGTACCTTGGATGAGGAACCCTCCCCAATCTGTGAAGTGACAGCAGAGTAATTCTGTAGCTGCTCCCGCAGCCTTAGGTTTGCAGAGATCCTGGCTGCAGATGGGGGGGTTTGACCTGTGTACCTGAGAAGTCACAGATTCACTAACTTCCTTGGACAACATACTCCTCTCCACACACACTAGCGCACAGGGAGGCACATGAAGAGCTAGGTTTTGTGGTGTACAGAGGCTACAGAACTATTGCATTTGTCTCTTCATGTGTCGGGGAACTGCACCATTTCCACTTTGTTCTGGGGCTGTAGGAGTGTGTATGTGCTTAGGGACTAGGCTTTGTCtcttatttaatagaaaatatcACCAGCTATTATGCTTGGCAACTctaaaacttaaaacaaattaaataccTGAATACAGAGAGGAAGCATGGTCTTGTGCCCAAGGCTTCTCCGAACAAATTTTTTGATGGCCTCatagtgcggccaccaactctcaCTAGTGACTGCATtgacagtttttcctaaaatacttaattaactttaggaaaacaaattaaaaatgcacagattCACATCCAGGTCATTGTAATTtatatttgtagggttttttggcAGACTCAGTAACAAAAATAATGCTGCCTCCCCCTCActaccaccctcctccccccatgcagGGCTTAGtgggtcctggggcttgctgtgaaaagtgatatgtgtatatttgttaatatcacagcATACTTTAGCTACTTGGGAGGCTATGATAActaatattaacaaacatacaagtatcgcTTTTCACAGATAGCTcgaagtctgctgtgaaaagtgatacttgcatgtttgttaatatcacatttctcagcaagccccaggacccattgagccctggatgggggggccgaaagggaggcagcgggggccagAGTCAGTGGTGGGATGGAGCGGGCctgggggaggaagcaggggccTGGGGAAATGTGGGGGATGGATGCAAGGCCAGGAAGGCAGCGGGTCCAGGGGTGGTGGATACAGGGCTGTGGGAGGTAGCAGCAAGGGCCATGGGCGGTGTGGGTGGGTGATGAGCCCCACTGTCGCgtggccagagccagggcctggTATCTGCTGCCATGCAGCCAGGACTGGGGCTCAGTGCCCACAGCCAGAACCTGGAGACGGGGACAGGAACTgtgtggctggagccagggattGGAACCTGCTGCCATGCAGCCGGAGCTGTAGGTCAGTGCCCAAGCCCAGTGCCTGCTGCTGCATGACCAGAGCctggagctgggtgctggagcccaggggcacatggctggagccaggagtcagTGCCCAGTGGTTGGTGGGCGGAGCCCAGTAACAGAGCTGTGGGTTACTGCCttctgctgtgcagctggggcaggagatcaGCATGAGGGGCTAGGTCCACGTGGCTGGAGCCCGGGGCCAGGCCCTGTCACCGCACGGCCAGAACTGGGGGCCAGAGACCGACTGAAGCTCCATGTCCGAAGTCGGGggtcagcacctgctgccccGCGGCCAGAGCCCCACAGTTAGAGCCTGCTGCCATGCGGCTGGGGGTTGGTGCCTGCATGGCCTGGGACTGGAGTTGGGGGCCAGTGCCTGCTGCCATGCAGCTGGAATCAGGGGCTGAAGGGGCTGAAGCTCTGCAGGTGGAGGTTAGGGTGACGTGGCcagagccggggaggggggggttcaGTTGGAGCCCGGGGCTGCACGGCCAGGTTCCTGAAGTCCCACCACTGGAGCCTGCTGCCCAAACCCTCTGTCCAATGTGGGTCAAGAACTCCCCTTGTTTCTGCAACGTGTCCCTCTCTCTCCCGAGGCAGTGCAGGGTGCGTATCCAGGAACAACAAGGAGGAAGTTGGAGGGACCGATGCTTTGCTTGTGTCCCCatcaccacccaggaggctgttGTGGCTGCACGAAAAGCCCCTAGTGGTTGCATGTGGCCACAGTGGCagcatttgaaaaacactggtctagTGGGCACTAGTttaggatttgggagacctgggttcaattcccactaCATATCTCCTGTGCAGCATAGCCTCGCtctacctcagttttccctctgtaaaatggggataatagcacttaaCTACTGAATAGGGGAGTTGTGGGGATAAACACAATGATTGTGCTCAGAAGCTAcagtacaggggtggccaacctgagcctgagaaggagccaggatttaacaatgtacattgccaaagggccacagtaataagtcagcagcctCCCCATCAActcccccaccctgatccctcgcagctcccagtggccctggttcgccattcctggccaatggagctgcaggaagcggcgtgggccaggctactgcttcccgcagctcccattggctgggaacgacAAACCACAGCCACAGGGAACTTTGAGCAGCTGTACCcgtggacgctcaggtaaacaaagcatctcacagcccgccagtggcttaccctgaacaagctgcaaaccaagtttgggaacccctggtctacaatcatatttcctttcattaaaacctgcaggaggaaatggattCAGAACACTAAGCATGGGGAGCTTCACCCATTGTGCACTGAATGTTCTTCTAAATAGGGGAAGTTCAATCTTGCAGAGAGGTTGGGCACAAACTACATGGAATCCAGCATTCCCAAGGAAAGCATATAATATACCcacagatcctgtgctccacttccTCCTCTTTTCTCTGATTGCAGTATTATGTAAGTATTTTGGGGACAAATCCTCAgttgatttaaatcaatatacTAGACAATACTTTGATAGAAAGCTTTCATGTCAGATCTTGTAGCTGGGAGGGGCAGTAGTGTTACCTATATGTAACAAAAAGTATCATCCAATATAGTGAGTGCCAGAGCAAAGAATTGTTTTAACTTTTAAACTATATTTCAGTGAtaagagtgaaaaataaaataagtttcagCATGATGTGTTAAGGCTTCAAGAAGATTTCTCTGTGTGTGATTATCAGACTGATGTCACCAGTATCATCTGACACTGAAATGATTAACTTGTAGTCAAAATGCAATAATGGCAATTTTGTGAGCAGGATCATGCCTTCTGTTTTGCTCAGTCTCAAAGTATGTTACACAAATCTAAGATGACTTCAGCTCTATATTCAAATACTAGATTAATTATTCCTGTTATTCACAGGAGAATaacttcccactgacttcagggagcATCCCCCATAAGAGGTTAGGCCCAAAAATTGTATTTGTGCTTCAGAGCTAGCTATTATATCATGCTGCTTGTCTTCAGTAGCACGTCTGACTAAACTGGACTATATACTGGCACACTTTTGACAGCTAAAAGTTGTGTCTGAAAAAGCGGTGTGTGAGTGTCTGTGATTAATTTAGATTCTTGCAAGAGTGTATCAGAAAATATAAGATTGATGCTTGGTTctgttttaagcatttttgtgTGGAAATGTATGATTATTGTTTTTATCAGTATGTGTCTTTCCTCCCATTTCTCCTGTTCCCAAGGCACTCTGTCTCTGAGGTTGGCCTTGCTCTAGATTTTAGGACTTTCTGTGggttttggtttctttgttttttatgtttccctctggctcatgatttttaaaaatgctttcagtGCCTATTGTAGTTGGTCCTCAGGGAGAAATAAATGTTTATGGATTGCATAAAAGTATTTTCATAGAAAGTAGTGCTCACACCTGTTTCATATCATTATGCCTGCCAAACTGGTAGATTTAAAGAACAATTACATATTTATTTCAGAATATAACATAAATTATCTGGACTAATTTTTGGTGACTAACACCGTTAAGTCCAAGTACCACTGTGAGATCTATCTTCAGTAAGGtacatttgtcaaggttccttccccactctgaactctagggtacagatgcggggacctgcatgaaaaccccctaagcttatttttaccagcttaggttaaaacttccccaaggtacaaactattttaccttttgcccttggactttattgctgccaccaccaagcgtctaacaaatatataacagggaaagagccctcttggaaacatctttccccccaaaatcctccccaaaccctacaccccctttcctggggaaggcttgataaaaatcctcaccaatttgcacaggtgaacacagacccaaacccttggatcttaaaaacaatgaaatagcaatcaggttcttaaaagaagaatcttaattgaagaaaaggtaaaagaatcacctctgtaaaatcaggatggtaaataccttacagggtaatcagattcaaaacatagagaatccctctaggcaaaaccttaagttacaaaaagacacaaaaacaggaatatacattccattcagcacaacttattttatcagccatttaaacaaaacagaatctaacgcatatctagctagattacttactaagttctaagactccattccttttctgttcccggcaaaagcatcacacagacaaagagaccctttgttttccccccccctccagctttgaaagtctcctcattggtcattttgatcaggtgccagcgaggttatcctagcttcttaaccctttacaggtgaaagggtttttcctctggccaggagggattttaaaggtgtttacccttccctttatatttatgacaacattcTTTAATAATTGGGGTAGGATCCCAGGCtaaaacaggaaaagaacaagttaagaattacttacacaagttagatgtcttcaagtcagcagggcctgatgaagtcCATCCTAAAATGCTTaaagaactggctgaagagatctctgaaccattagcaattatctttgagaacttgtggagAACAGGAGAAATACCTGAGgacaggaaaagggcaaatatagtacctatcattaaaaaagtaaataaggacaacccagggaattatagaatTATAGGGCTCGGGAGCCCTCGCGGTGACCTAGCCAAGGACTGGGAAGGCAGGAGGGACGCGACTTTGTGAGCAGGATAGTTAGGGGATTGATCCCAGGCCGCTGGCACTAGAAGGGGGGAATTAGGGGTGGCCCTGAAACTGGCAGGTTGGTGTGTAGCATGGAGTCCCGAATGTGCCCTGCTCAATGCGTTGCCTCCCTCACCTTGCCCTAAGATTGCTACTAGTGTCTTTGTTTAGATACAGGTAGTTTCGTCTCCGGATTTACTGTAGGTTCGGTACAATAATAAGAAGGGTAACGAACTGAATACCAAACCTCATGCTGACAGAAATGTTTCATGCTTAGTTTAAAAAGATTAGCGAAGGCATTTTTTGTTCACCTTCAGACATTCTCCAGGTCACGTTTGCAACTTGGAAATTATGGTACTGTGAACGAGAAAGAGAGGATGGCTAGATAGCCAGGCAGGCAGTGCACACAACTGTTTTCAGTAGCCACTTTAAGTGAAATGTACACATTGAACAGCAAACATagtgggaaagagaaaaaagatttttaaaacactgctgattttaaaatatttttcaaggcTGTTAGAAAACAGATGATAAACTTTTGTCAAATACATAACTTTACATGACTTTCTCTCTTTGGAGACTTTGTGTTAATTGACAATATTGGTTGAAATTTTCCCtgaagtagttccactgaagttagcAGAGTTACAACAAGGGCAAGTTTGGCTCATTATATCACAAGTcaaagatttattttcttctagtgacatactttgaaaaatattaattgaCAGAACTCTTTGCATGTAGCCACTTCTCAGCAGTAAACCTTTCTTATTATGTAATGTGGTTTAAACACAGTTTCAATCTGAGCTGTAATCTAGACAATAGTAATACTAATCACTTAGCTTCTTAGCCACACACAGTCCACCCTCAGGCCTTgaaatctctggtcactcgattacagacctaagagtggctatccttcaacaaaaaagcttcaaaaactccaaggagagactgctgaattggaattaatgtgcaaactggatacacttaatttaggcttgaatagagactgggaatggatgagtcattacacaaagtaaaactatttccccatgttatttctcccccccaccccaccccccactgttcctcagaagttcttgttaactgctggaaatagcctaccttgcttgtcaccatgaaaggttttcctcctttcccccctccccctgctgctggtgatggcttatcttaagtgatcactctccttacagtgtgtatgataaacccaaaaagaaaaggagtacttgtggcaccttagagactaacaaatttattagagcgtaagctttcgtgagctacagctcacttcatcggatgcatttggtggaaaaaacagaggagagatttatatacacacacacagagaacatgaaacaatgggtttctccaactggtttttgaatgttataattcttgacgtctgatttgtgtccattcattcttttatgtagagactgtccagtttggccaatgtatgataaacccattgtttcacgttctctgtgtgtgtatatgaatctcccctctgttttttccaccaaatgcatccaatgaagtgagctgtagctcacgaaagcttatgctctaataaatttgttagtctctaaggtgccacaagtactccttttctttttgtgaatacagactaacaaggctgctactctgaaagcttaatTATGTTTGAAGGCTTATGGTTGGGATCCAACAGGAGTTTGTGGCTGTAAAACAGACCTTCCAAGTCTCTTTGATTTGGATGAAAAGTCCTCTATTTTTGATTAActttaaagttatttaaatgtccttacttaaaaaaaacccacccaaacaaGTTGTCATTTGACATTTCTGTTTATAATTAAAATCTCAATCTATTTTTGCTCTAAATAGGTGCACAGGGTTGCTTCAGATCCGTCCTCAACTTCATTACAAGGCCAAATGCTGCTCTTAGTCACAtttgtgtaaattcagagtaTTTCCTGTGATTGGAGATTATGGAGTTATTTAGGCATTTGATGGTGCAGctaaaatcagaatttggcccttcacTTTCTATGTATAATGTGAGATAAGGGATCTCTCTAATGAGGTGTTTGAGGAAGTGGCAGTCAAGGTGCTCTGTAACAATAATTATTGTGAAGAGATCCTGGATTTAACAGCTAGTTAAAGCAACAGTCATAGTCATACTAATTGGTCTCTGACAGTCAGA is part of the Dermochelys coriacea isolate rDerCor1 chromosome 2, rDerCor1.pri.v4, whole genome shotgun sequence genome and encodes:
- the LOC119851127 gene encoding guanine nucleotide-binding protein G(I)/G(S)/G(O) subunit gamma-11; amino-acid sequence: MPAINIEDLSEKDKLKMEVEQLRKEVKLERQPVSKCSEEIKNYIEERSAEDPLVKGIPEDRNPFKEKGGCVIA